A region from the Nostoc sp. HK-01 genome encodes:
- the gltX gene encoding glutamyl-tRNA synthetase has product MTVRVRIAPSPTGNLHIGTARTAVFNWLFAHHHGGKFILRIEDTDLERSRPEYTDNILAGLRWLGLNWDEGPFFQSQRLDLYKTAVQKLLDQGLAYRCYTTSEELEALREAQKARGEAPRYDNRHRHLTPEQEAAFKAEGRNFVIRFKIDDDREIVWNDLVRDKMVWRGSDLGGDMVIARASEDGIGQPLYNFVVVIDDIDMQITHIIRGEDHIANTAKQILLYEALGAKIPEFAHSPLILNMDGRKLSKRDGVTSISDFQKMGFTAEALVNYMTLLGWSPPESTQEIFTLEEAGKVFTFDRVNKAGAKFDWAKLDWLNSQYIHNMPVDQLTDLLIPYWQEAGYPVAEGRERPWLEQLVALIGPSMTRLVDAVEMGKLFFSDTVELSEEGSKQLQQEGSSAVLSGILAALENQSQLTEAVAQDIIKQVVKEQNVKKGLVMRSLRVALTGDVHGPDLIQSWLLLNHLGLDKSRLNQAMSL; this is encoded by the coding sequence GTGACTGTTAGAGTCCGTATTGCACCAAGCCCAACTGGAAATTTACATATTGGTACAGCCAGAACTGCTGTATTCAATTGGCTATTTGCCCACCACCACGGTGGCAAGTTTATTTTACGCATCGAAGACACAGATTTAGAGCGATCGCGCCCCGAATACACAGATAATATCCTTGCTGGCTTACGCTGGCTGGGACTGAATTGGGATGAAGGCCCTTTTTTCCAATCCCAACGTTTAGACCTTTACAAAACAGCAGTACAAAAGCTTTTAGATCAAGGTTTAGCTTATCGTTGCTACACCACCTCAGAAGAATTAGAGGCACTGCGGGAAGCCCAAAAAGCTAGAGGCGAAGCCCCCCGTTACGACAACCGTCATCGTCACCTCACCCCAGAACAAGAAGCTGCTTTTAAAGCTGAAGGACGTAACTTTGTCATCCGCTTCAAAATTGATGATGACCGCGAAATTGTCTGGAATGATTTAGTAAGAGACAAAATGGTTTGGCGGGGTAGTGACCTTGGCGGTGATATGGTAATTGCCCGTGCGTCAGAAGATGGCATTGGTCAACCACTGTATAACTTTGTCGTAGTGATCGATGACATTGATATGCAAATCACCCATATCATCCGCGGAGAAGACCACATTGCTAACACCGCTAAACAAATTCTGTTATACGAAGCTTTAGGTGCGAAAATCCCAGAATTTGCCCATTCACCGCTGATTTTGAACATGGATGGGCGCAAGTTATCAAAGCGAGATGGAGTAACTTCTATTTCTGACTTTCAAAAAATGGGCTTTACAGCGGAAGCTTTGGTAAATTATATGACTTTGTTAGGCTGGTCGCCACCAGAGTCTACCCAAGAAATATTTACTTTAGAAGAGGCTGGCAAAGTTTTCACTTTTGACCGAGTAAATAAGGCAGGTGCTAAATTTGACTGGGCAAAACTCGATTGGTTGAACAGTCAATACATCCACAATATGCCAGTAGATCAACTCACAGATTTACTGATTCCCTATTGGCAAGAAGCTGGCTACCCAGTTGCAGAAGGGAGAGAACGTCCTTGGTTAGAGCAGTTAGTTGCTTTAATTGGCCCTAGCATGACTCGCTTGGTAGATGCTGTAGAAATGGGTAAATTGTTTTTCAGCGACACTGTAGAATTGAGCGAAGAGGGCAGTAAACAACTGCAACAAGAAGGTTCTAGTGCTGTTTTGAGTGGGATACTCGCCGCCTTAGAAAATCAGTCCCAACTAACTGAAGCTGTTGCTCAAGACATAATTAAACAGGTGGTTAAAGAACAGAACGTGAAGAAAGGCTTAGTGATGCGATCGCTCCGAGTCGCTCTAACTGGAGATGTTCATGGCCCCGACCTGATCCAATCTTGGTTACTGTTAAACCATCTTGGTTTAGATAAGTCAAGATTGAATCAAGCGATGAGTTTGTAA
- a CDS encoding hemolysin-type calcium-binding protein, translating to MLKKLLITASSAALMPLVIAGSASAASLNLLVNGSFESPDIRPRSYSTINPIPGWSLTPDSAPGAGIEIQDNVAGSPFAGSQFAELDGRATSGIFQNISTVVGRQYQLSFAFSPRPGERDNRLNVFWDGETVANLTASGAGRSNTNWNVFTYNLVANDTITTLRFDNFGELSNTRGTYIDDVSVVAVAVPEAGSILGVLMVGVFGASSAIKRKHA from the coding sequence ATGCTTAAAAAACTGTTAATAACTGCATCTAGCGCTGCATTGATGCCTCTGGTAATAGCTGGATCAGCATCAGCCGCTAGTTTAAACTTACTTGTTAACGGTAGTTTTGAATCCCCTGACATTCGTCCCAGAAGCTACTCAACCATTAACCCTATTCCAGGATGGAGTCTTACGCCTGACTCTGCTCCCGGTGCTGGTATTGAGATTCAAGATAATGTTGCCGGGAGTCCATTTGCTGGTAGTCAATTTGCCGAGCTGGATGGTAGGGCTACATCGGGAATTTTCCAGAATATCTCGACAGTTGTGGGTCGTCAGTATCAGTTGAGTTTTGCCTTTTCACCACGTCCTGGGGAGAGAGACAATAGACTGAATGTTTTTTGGGATGGAGAGACCGTTGCAAATTTAACAGCTAGTGGTGCGGGGCGTTCTAATACGAATTGGAACGTTTTTACTTACAATTTAGTAGCCAATGACACTATAACCACTTTACGGTTTGATAACTTTGGTGAGTTGTCTAATACCCGCGGAACTTACATTGATGATGTTAGTGTTGTAGCCGTGGCTGTTCCTGAAGCAGGATCTATCCTGGGCGTGCTAATGGTCGGTGTTTTTGGGGCTAGTTCAGCTATCAAGCGTAAACATGCTTAA
- a CDS encoding phosphoribosylformylglycinamidine synthase, purS has product MQRKYLAKILVTLRPSVLDPAGVAVQSGLKQMGYDTVDHVRIGKYIEFTIISPDETKARQDLNNICDQMLANPVIENYRFDLIEVETQTGVF; this is encoded by the coding sequence GTGCAACGGAAGTATCTAGCTAAAATTCTCGTAACGCTTCGTCCTTCAGTCCTAGACCCTGCTGGTGTGGCTGTACAATCTGGTCTCAAGCAAATGGGATACGATACTGTTGACCATGTGCGGATTGGGAAGTACATAGAATTCACCATCATCTCCCCTGATGAGACAAAAGCACGTCAAGATTTAAACAACATTTGTGACCAGATGTTAGCAAATCCCGTGATTGAGAACTATCGGTTTGATTTAATTGAGGTCGAAACACAGACGGGAGTGTTTTAA
- a CDS encoding serine/threonine kinase → MNQSAFISPHITGLLANRYQLKQLIGSGGMGEVFLADDILLGGTPVAVKFLTQTFCDEKMQQDFAREAMLSAALSQKSLHIVRAYDYGVSAEGKPFYVMEYLNGKSLKDLIPMPIPKFLTLTRQICLGLQCAHQGINIDGKIYQLVHRDVKPANILVLPDPILGRLIKILDFGIAKFINYTNSVNTNKGFHGTLPYCSPEQLEGTEIDSRSDIYSLGVMMFEMLTGAKPWQPETDLFGAWYKAHNFEAPKSIATVSPQLKLPQQLNNLIMACLAKKPSDRPQNMTEILQVLDSLEKSSCQSLPTPLASQYNPSLTFGADLPPVLKTNFEQLRWPQNKPIQEIVFPQVLDQSQGNLPALWLMLPKQEIKKRVLCQRYNHFVFITAPHPMLLWITLLHDPEIGSKWLPCYLDMQNPQNQELVSRLIEHGRYSLICFTLEAPHSCVTVLNTHIINTQRQRLKQWIEQSKSQPQSDQALNSKNLLKQQYKQIQVHILEHLSSKSKIVTASTT, encoded by the coding sequence GTGAATCAAAGTGCATTCATCTCTCCACACATTACAGGATTGCTGGCCAATCGCTATCAGCTTAAACAGTTGATTGGTAGTGGTGGCATGGGTGAAGTTTTTTTAGCAGATGATATTTTACTAGGTGGAACACCTGTTGCCGTCAAATTTTTAACTCAAACATTTTGTGATGAAAAAATGCAGCAAGACTTTGCAAGGGAAGCAATGTTAAGTGCAGCTTTAAGTCAAAAAAGTCTCCATATTGTGCGAGCCTACGATTATGGTGTGAGTGCCGAAGGTAAGCCATTTTATGTGATGGAATATCTTAATGGTAAAAGTTTAAAAGATTTAATACCTATGCCCATACCTAAGTTTTTGACGTTAACGCGTCAGATTTGTTTAGGTTTACAATGCGCCCATCAAGGTATTAATATTGATGGCAAAATTTATCAATTAGTTCATAGAGATGTTAAACCAGCTAATATATTAGTTTTGCCCGATCCAATTTTAGGAAGATTAATTAAAATTCTTGATTTTGGTATTGCTAAATTTATTAATTATACAAACAGTGTTAATACTAATAAAGGCTTTCATGGCACCTTGCCATACTGTTCTCCTGAACAACTAGAAGGCACAGAAATTGATAGTCGCTCGGATATTTATAGTTTGGGTGTAATGATGTTTGAGATGCTGACAGGTGCTAAACCTTGGCAGCCAGAAACAGATTTATTTGGGGCTTGGTATAAAGCACATAACTTTGAAGCACCAAAATCGATCGCAACTGTTAGCCCCCAACTCAAATTACCCCAACAACTCAACAATCTCATCATGGCTTGCTTGGCTAAAAAACCAAGCGATCGTCCTCAAAATATGACAGAAATTCTGCAAGTTCTAGATAGTCTCGAAAAGTCGAGTTGTCAGAGTTTACCCACACCTTTAGCATCACAATATAACCCTAGTTTGACTTTTGGTGCTGATTTGCCTCCAGTACTAAAAACAAACTTTGAACAACTGCGATGGCCACAAAATAAACCCATTCAAGAAATTGTATTTCCCCAAGTTTTAGACCAGTCACAAGGCAATTTGCCAGCCTTGTGGCTGATGTTACCTAAACAAGAAATCAAAAAACGAGTTTTGTGTCAGCGTTACAACCATTTTGTTTTTATTACAGCACCACACCCAATGCTGCTGTGGATCACCCTCCTCCACGATCCAGAAATTGGCTCGAAATGGCTACCTTGCTACTTAGATATGCAGAATCCCCAAAACCAAGAACTGGTTTCTCGTTTAATAGAACATGGACGCTATTCTTTAATTTGCTTTACCTTGGAAGCACCTCATAGCTGTGTCACTGTTTTGAACACTCATATTATTAATACCCAACGACAAAGATTAAAACAGTGGATTGAACAAAGTAAAAGCCAGCCTCAGTCCGATCAAGCCTTGAACAGTAAGAATTTGTTAAAACAGCAGTATAAACAAATACAAGTTCATATCCTAGAACATTTATCCTCTAAATCAAAGATTGTGACTGCTTCAACAACTTAG
- a CDS encoding serine/threonine protein kinase, protein MVVPKTEIDVYIGKFLNNRYLIKDLIGKGGMGRVYLAEDAAKGGILVAVKILMLSLGNQQISQRFAREIFIGAQLGRKSKNIVQVLSYGMTDDKTPFYVMEYLQGKNLKQILKVQPLTLVKFVDICQQICLGLQCAHQGISLKGEIYPIVHRDIKPENIFIIDDGKQGEIVKILDFGIAKFLTERSGMTLTDSFIGSLPYCSPEHMEGRKLLDVRSDIYSLGVLMFEMLTGKHPFQIESNTFGSWYQAHRFQAPPTPEQVNPEVKIPQVLKKLLLTCLAKEVSERPQTISQVLVVLEKIKRQVARDFSLESDSVSSPVNLVPVTSISEKECLQKTWPKNKPIASIGFPHLLHTTQGVIPTFWAMLPKQEITNFSDKYHSTEFIDKMNLYPMLLWVTVLYNAQFSLTKWLSYFLDLKDNRGQRIAKLLADRGYYHLLFFALEEPTQCANVMTLTLTAKQRQQLTDWLELEEKSHEAIASEQAKTILKAEYLNLKSEILQKLVERQQIAKLGFRAWLSQLFDKILQIISRS, encoded by the coding sequence ATGGTAGTGCCTAAAACCGAAATAGATGTTTATATTGGAAAGTTTTTAAATAATCGCTATTTAATAAAAGATTTAATTGGTAAAGGCGGTATGGGTAGGGTTTACTTAGCAGAAGATGCAGCTAAGGGTGGAATTTTAGTAGCTGTCAAAATTTTAATGCTAAGTCTAGGAAACCAGCAAATATCGCAACGTTTTGCCAGAGAAATTTTTATTGGCGCTCAGTTAGGTCGTAAAAGCAAAAATATTGTTCAGGTATTAAGCTATGGCATGACAGATGATAAAACACCTTTTTATGTCATGGAATATCTGCAAGGTAAAAACCTCAAGCAGATTCTCAAAGTACAACCATTAACACTTGTCAAGTTTGTCGACATTTGCCAGCAAATTTGTTTAGGTTTACAGTGCGCTCATCAAGGTATCAGCCTCAAAGGAGAAATTTATCCGATTGTTCATCGAGATATTAAGCCAGAAAATATATTTATTATTGATGATGGCAAACAAGGCGAAATTGTTAAAATTCTTGATTTTGGCATTGCTAAATTTTTAACAGAACGCAGTGGGATGACCCTGACTGATTCTTTTATTGGGAGTTTGCCTTATTGCTCTCCAGAACACATGGAAGGACGTAAACTTCTAGATGTCCGTTCTGATATTTACAGTTTGGGTGTATTAATGTTTGAAATGTTGACAGGTAAACATCCATTTCAAATAGAAAGTAATACTTTTGGTAGCTGGTATCAAGCGCATCGTTTTCAAGCTCCACCAACACCAGAACAAGTAAATCCCGAAGTCAAAATACCTCAAGTACTAAAAAAATTATTACTAACTTGTTTGGCTAAAGAAGTTAGTGAACGTCCTCAAACTATTAGTCAAGTTTTAGTAGTTCTAGAGAAAATTAAACGACAGGTTGCTAGAGATTTTTCACTCGAAAGTGATAGCGTTTCATCTCCTGTTAACTTAGTACCAGTAACTTCAATTTCTGAAAAAGAATGTTTACAAAAAACATGGCCTAAGAATAAACCAATTGCATCTATTGGTTTTCCACATTTATTACATACTACCCAAGGAGTTATCCCAACTTTTTGGGCAATGTTGCCTAAACAAGAAATTACTAATTTTTCTGATAAATATCACAGTACAGAATTTATTGACAAAATGAATTTATACCCCATGCTGTTATGGGTTACAGTTCTATACAATGCTCAATTCTCTCTGACTAAATGGCTATCTTATTTCTTAGATTTAAAAGATAATAGAGGTCAGAGAATTGCTAAACTTTTAGCAGATAGAGGTTACTATCATCTACTATTTTTCGCTCTGGAAGAACCAACTCAATGTGCTAATGTGATGACCTTAACTCTGACAGCCAAGCAAAGACAGCAACTTACCGATTGGCTGGAATTAGAGGAAAAATCTCATGAGGCGATCGCATCTGAACAAGCTAAAACTATTTTGAAAGCAGAATACCTAAACTTAAAATCAGAAATTTTACAAAAATTAGTAGAAAGACAACAAATTGCCAAACTTGGTTTTAGAGCTTGGTTATCTCAACTATTTGATAAAATCCTCCAAATTATATCACGTTCTTAA
- a CDS encoding class V aminotransferase, whose product MTSISAIQTDLHRHQEQFPALANKIYFNYGGQGPLPKKAMDAIIETETHIQQLGPFGNEVGRWIGSYTQTIKQAIATELNTTPETITLTENVTVGCNIPLWGIDWHSGDHLLLSDCEHQGVIAAAKEIGRRFNVEVTTCPLMSTLNEGDPVAVVSENLRPNTRLVILSHVLWNTGQVLPLEKMIEVCRNNNSLVLVDAAQSVGLLPLNLTELGADFYAFTGHKWWCGPAGVGGLYVKPDALEKLAPTFIGWRGVIKDSQGQPIDLLPDGRRYEVGTSAYSFYAGLVEAIAVHQKWGTAEERYQQICRNSEYLWRKLSALPQIKCLRTSPPESGLISFQFVQHDSQTSLKLVQFLETNRIFTRTIAKPDCVRATVHYFTLESEMDELVEQIDKFSQ is encoded by the coding sequence ATGACCAGTATTTCTGCTATCCAAACAGATTTGCATCGCCATCAAGAACAATTTCCCGCTTTAGCTAATAAGATTTATTTTAACTATGGTGGACAAGGGCCGTTACCTAAAAAGGCAATGGATGCCATTATCGAAACTGAAACTCATATTCAGCAGCTAGGCCCTTTTGGTAATGAAGTTGGACGCTGGATAGGATCATATACTCAAACTATCAAACAAGCGATCGCCACAGAATTAAACACAACCCCAGAAACCATCACCCTCACCGAAAATGTGACTGTGGGCTGTAATATTCCTCTGTGGGGAATTGATTGGCATTCTGGCGACCATCTGTTGCTATCTGACTGCGAACATCAAGGGGTAATTGCCGCAGCGAAAGAAATTGGGCGGCGGTTTAATGTGGAAGTTACCACCTGTCCGTTAATGTCAACTTTAAATGAGGGCGACCCTGTAGCGGTTGTTAGCGAAAATTTACGCCCTAATACTCGCTTAGTTATTCTCAGCCACGTCCTTTGGAATACTGGTCAAGTTTTACCGCTGGAAAAGATGATCGAAGTATGCAGAAATAATAATTCTTTAGTATTAGTAGATGCTGCTCAATCTGTGGGTTTATTACCTTTAAATTTAACTGAATTGGGGGCAGATTTTTATGCTTTTACTGGACATAAATGGTGGTGTGGCCCGGCTGGGGTGGGTGGTTTATATGTTAAACCAGACGCATTAGAAAAACTTGCCCCAACGTTTATTGGTTGGCGTGGTGTAATTAAAGATAGTCAAGGTCAGCCGATAGATTTGTTACCCGATGGACGGAGATATGAAGTCGGGACATCGGCTTATTCATTTTATGCGGGATTGGTGGAGGCGATCGCAGTTCATCAAAAATGGGGTACAGCCGAGGAACGTTATCAGCAAATTTGCCGCAACAGTGAATATCTCTGGCGAAAATTATCTGCCTTACCGCAAATTAAATGTCTGCGAACTTCTCCACCAGAAAGCGGTTTAATTTCGTTTCAATTTGTCCAGCATGATTCTCAAACCAGTTTAAAATTAGTCCAATTTTTAGAGACAAATAGGATATTCACCCGCACAATTGCCAAGCCTGACTGTGTTCGCGCCACCGTTCACTACTTCACTTTAGAGTCAGAAATGGATGAGTTAGTCGAACAAATAGACAAGTTTAGTCAATAG
- a CDS encoding phosphoribosylformylglycinamidine synthase I, whose product MTKFGVIVFPGSNCDRDVAYVTRDLLGQPTRMVWHQDTDIADLDVIIIPGGFSYGDYLRCGAIARFSPVMQQVIEHAQKGKFVLGICNGFQVLTEAKLLPGALTRNRDLHFICDRVPLKVENANTPWTKTYSTGEVITLPIAHGEGRFYADKSTLSAIEDNGQVVFRYAGENPNGSLNKIAGICNRQGNVLGMMPHPERASDAMLGNSDGLSLFQGLLEKVAALV is encoded by the coding sequence ATGACAAAATTCGGCGTTATTGTTTTTCCAGGGTCTAATTGCGATCGCGATGTTGCTTATGTCACCAGAGACTTGTTAGGTCAACCAACGCGCATGGTTTGGCATCAAGACACTGATATTGCTGATTTGGATGTAATTATCATCCCAGGCGGCTTTAGTTATGGTGATTATCTGCGCTGCGGTGCGATCGCTCGGTTCTCGCCTGTAATGCAGCAAGTGATTGAACATGCACAAAAGGGTAAGTTTGTTCTCGGTATTTGTAACGGGTTTCAGGTATTAACTGAAGCTAAACTTTTACCTGGGGCATTAACCAGAAATCGTGATTTGCATTTTATTTGCGATCGCGTCCCCTTAAAAGTAGAAAATGCAAATACTCCTTGGACAAAAACTTACAGCACTGGTGAAGTAATTACTTTACCTATTGCCCACGGAGAAGGTCGCTTTTATGCTGATAAATCGACTCTATCGGCAATAGAAGACAATGGACAGGTAGTGTTTCGCTATGCAGGCGAAAACCCCAACGGTTCACTCAACAAAATTGCGGGAATTTGCAATCGTCAAGGCAATGTCTTGGGGATGATGCCACACCCAGAAAGAGCATCTGATGCCATGCTAGGTAATAGTGATGGCTTAAGTCTATTTCAAGGGTTATTAGAGAAAGTCGCTGCTTTAGTGTAG